Proteins encoded in a region of the Altererythrobacter ishigakiensis genome:
- a CDS encoding TraB/GumN family protein, producing the protein MIKRMVCLLAGVFALASCASEPQEPEASDTPPPSPILYEIADSDGAARGWLFGTMHALPDGVEWRTQTLGDVIDSADTLVVEIGDLADRRAISTTFTRLATSPRQTDIRSRVSAGDLPVLDDLMKKGNFSSRDFANVETWAAALMLAQVTSTGSTRNGVDGALINEFPADRVRELEGPFVQLSIFDRLAPQDQRDLLAGVIDEYRILQEDPERLRRAWLKGEEQALIQATQSGILADPELKQALLVERNRAWIDDIDVLIRDGRRPLVAVGAAHLVGEEGLAVLLEAQGYSLERLQ; encoded by the coding sequence GTGATCAAACGCATGGTATGTCTGCTGGCAGGCGTGTTTGCTCTTGCCAGTTGCGCATCTGAACCGCAGGAACCAGAGGCCAGCGATACGCCGCCGCCCTCGCCGATCCTTTACGAGATTGCAGACTCTGACGGAGCAGCCAGAGGCTGGCTGTTCGGTACCATGCACGCCCTGCCTGACGGGGTGGAATGGCGCACACAGACTCTTGGTGATGTGATCGATAGCGCAGACACGCTCGTCGTCGAAATTGGCGATCTGGCAGACCGGCGCGCGATCAGTACGACATTCACAAGACTGGCGACCTCTCCGCGCCAGACCGATATACGTTCCAGAGTCTCGGCCGGTGACCTTCCTGTGCTGGACGACCTGATGAAAAAGGGGAACTTTTCATCGCGCGACTTCGCGAATGTCGAGACATGGGCTGCCGCCCTGATGTTGGCACAGGTGACAAGTACTGGCTCAACCAGGAACGGCGTTGATGGTGCTCTGATAAATGAATTTCCCGCTGATCGGGTGCGCGAGCTTGAAGGCCCGTTTGTTCAGCTCAGCATTTTTGACCGCTTGGCCCCGCAAGATCAGCGTGATCTGCTCGCTGGTGTAATTGATGAATACCGCATCCTTCAGGAAGATCCAGAGCGACTTCGAAGGGCCTGGCTAAAGGGTGAAGAGCAGGCCCTCATTCAAGCAACACAAAGCGGTATCCTGGCTGATCCCGAACTCAAGCAAGCGCTCCTGGTAGAGCGCAACCGTGCATGGATCGATGACATCGATGTGCTTATCCGCGATGGTCGTAGACCTTTGGTGGCGGTTGGCGCGGCCCACCTGGTAGGTGAAGAAGGCCTCGCGGTGTTGCTAGAGGCGCAGGGGTACAGTCTGGAACGCCTGCAATAG
- a CDS encoding 50S ribosomal protein L25/general stress protein Ctc produces the protein MSDALTLPAEARERAGKGASRALRREGRVPAVIYGGKEQATTIHVEEKELVKQLMTGHFMNSIVEIDLGGKTIKTLPKDVSLHPVTDRPVHADFLRLAKGAKVEVSVPVVFVNEDASPGLKKGGVLNVVRHELELVCEADRIPGEIEIDVTGKEVGDSVHISELTLPEGSESAITDRDFTIATLVAPSALKKSEEESAEGDEEAVEGEEGTEAEGGDEAADGEESGDE, from the coding sequence ATGAGCGATGCTCTGACACTTCCGGCCGAGGCGCGCGAACGGGCTGGCAAGGGAGCCTCCCGTGCACTGCGTCGTGAAGGCCGCGTCCCCGCCGTAATCTATGGCGGCAAGGAACAAGCAACCACCATCCACGTGGAAGAGAAAGAACTGGTCAAGCAATTGATGACCGGTCACTTCATGAACTCGATCGTAGAAATCGATCTGGGTGGCAAGACCATCAAAACCTTGCCTAAGGACGTGTCGCTTCATCCCGTCACTGACCGCCCTGTGCACGCTGACTTCCTGCGCCTTGCCAAAGGCGCCAAGGTTGAAGTTTCTGTACCGGTTGTATTTGTCAATGAAGACGCATCACCGGGCCTCAAGAAGGGCGGCGTTCTCAACGTTGTCCGCCACGAGCTCGAGCTGGTTTGCGAAGCAGACAGAATCCCGGGCGAGATCGAGATCGACGTCACTGGCAAGGAAGTCGGGGATTCGGTTCACATCAGCGAGCTGACGCTGCCAGAAGGCAGTGAGAGCGCGATTACCGATCGTGACTTCACCATCGCAACTCTGGTTGCTCCATCCGCACTCAAGAAGAGTGAGGAAGAGAGCGCCGAGGGCGATGAAGAAGCAGTTGAAGGTGAAGAAGGCACAGAAGCTGAAGGCGGCGATGAAGCTGCTGACGGCGAAGAAAGTGGCGACGAATAA
- a CDS encoding DUF1330 domain-containing protein, producing the protein MSQTENFVEVSQAQGARFFSSNDGNGPVFMLNLLKFRDIADYEHAPELTPDTPISGKESYAIYMAEIEPLLNATGGEVIFSGNAREYLIGPEHEGWDFVMLVKQASKQDFLAFASDPNAQRITQHRTAAVLDSRLLPVHSDA; encoded by the coding sequence ATGTCACAAACAGAAAACTTCGTAGAGGTATCGCAAGCGCAGGGCGCTCGCTTCTTCTCCTCAAATGACGGTAACGGTCCTGTCTTCATGCTGAATTTGCTGAAGTTCAGAGATATAGCTGATTACGAACATGCGCCTGAACTGACGCCTGATACCCCAATCAGTGGTAAAGAATCTTACGCCATCTACATGGCCGAGATAGAGCCTTTGCTGAATGCGACCGGTGGTGAGGTTATCTTCTCTGGGAACGCACGCGAATATCTTATCGGACCAGAGCATGAGGGGTGGGACTTCGTGATGCTGGTAAAGCAAGCGAGCAAGCAGGACTTCCTTGCATTTGCCTCTGATCCGAATGCCCAGCGTATCACGCAGCATCGCACGGCAGCTGTGCTGGATTCTCGCCTGTTACCAGTTCACTCCGATGCTTGA
- the pth gene encoding aminoacyl-tRNA hydrolase, whose product MQIWAGLGNPGPRYAMNRHNVGFMACDVLAEMHGFGPVQKKFQGWVQEGRIGAYKVLLLKPATFMNESGRSIGEALRYYKLGPQDLTVFYDELDLEPFKIKVKRGGGAAGHNGIRSTIQHVGADFRRVRIGIGHPGHKERVHGHVLGNYAKAEQDDLVEMLGAIGSEAEWLAKGDDARFMSDYALRMNG is encoded by the coding sequence ATGCAAATTTGGGCTGGCCTCGGAAATCCTGGACCGCGCTATGCGATGAACCGGCATAATGTCGGCTTCATGGCGTGTGACGTCCTGGCTGAAATGCACGGTTTCGGTCCAGTTCAGAAGAAGTTTCAAGGTTGGGTGCAGGAAGGGCGGATTGGCGCATACAAGGTCCTACTCCTGAAACCTGCGACTTTCATGAATGAAAGCGGGCGCTCGATCGGGGAAGCGCTGCGTTACTACAAGCTTGGCCCTCAAGACCTGACCGTATTCTATGACGAACTGGATCTCGAGCCGTTCAAGATCAAGGTAAAGCGCGGAGGCGGTGCAGCCGGGCATAACGGAATTCGTTCAACCATTCAGCATGTGGGAGCCGATTTCCGCCGTGTGCGGATCGGGATTGGTCACCCCGGGCACAAGGAACGGGTCCATGGACATGTCTTGGGCAACTACGCCAAGGCCGAACAGGATGACTTGGTTGAGATGCTGGGAGCGATCGGCAGCGAAGCCGAATGGCTGGCGAAGGGAGATGATGCACGGTTTATGAGCGACTACGCGTTGCGCATGAACGGCTGA
- a CDS encoding SDR family oxidoreductase, with protein sequence MSHISRRGLLAGGAAVGTFAATASLAQPDQIAADIDLQGKNILVTGCSSGFGRLMAEDFARKGATVFATMRNMPRPEAEELETLAETEGLDLHVIEIDVMSDEQVSSGVAKAEEIAGGAIDVLINNAGIGYAGPIELQDMQATQLIFDTNVYGPHRMSRAALPAMRRAKGGLIFNISSQLGRVIVPSAGHYSPTKFALEAMSEAMAYELVPHGVEVCVIEPGGYPTKVWVNRNRLANELKERLNFDERAAYPQLVARMGEEDGTRRTADPMDVPNAIAEIIAMPPGTRPLRKAVHPGNKPQVPINELTAKVQVDWLGQSGFGPWIKDVHNV encoded by the coding sequence ATGAGCCATATTTCCCGTCGCGGCCTTCTTGCCGGTGGCGCAGCAGTTGGAACTTTCGCAGCGACCGCATCGCTCGCTCAGCCAGACCAAATTGCCGCAGATATTGATCTTCAGGGCAAGAATATTCTTGTGACTGGGTGTTCATCCGGTTTCGGACGCTTGATGGCAGAAGATTTTGCGCGCAAGGGCGCGACGGTGTTCGCAACGATGCGGAATATGCCTAGACCGGAAGCCGAAGAGCTGGAGACGCTTGCGGAAACCGAAGGCCTCGATCTGCATGTCATCGAGATCGATGTTATGTCTGATGAGCAAGTTTCATCGGGTGTAGCCAAAGCTGAAGAGATCGCAGGCGGCGCGATTGACGTGCTGATCAATAATGCAGGCATCGGTTATGCCGGCCCGATCGAGCTTCAGGACATGCAGGCGACACAGCTGATTTTCGATACCAATGTCTATGGCCCCCACCGTATGTCGCGCGCTGCCCTGCCCGCGATGCGCCGCGCCAAGGGTGGTTTGATATTTAACATTTCCTCTCAACTTGGGCGGGTGATCGTACCTTCAGCGGGACATTATTCGCCAACCAAATTTGCGCTCGAAGCAATGAGTGAAGCTATGGCCTACGAGTTGGTCCCGCATGGCGTCGAGGTCTGCGTGATCGAGCCCGGTGGCTATCCCACCAAGGTCTGGGTCAACCGCAACAGGTTGGCAAATGAATTGAAAGAGCGACTGAATTTTGACGAGCGTGCCGCCTACCCGCAACTTGTGGCGCGCATGGGCGAGGAAGATGGGACACGTCGTACCGCAGATCCGATGGATGTCCCCAATGCAATTGCCGAAATCATCGCGATGCCGCCGGGCACACGCCCGCTGCGAAAGGCGGTTCATCCGGGCAACAAGCCGCAGGTCCCGATCAATGAGCTAACCGCGAAGGTTCAGGTCGATTGGCTGGGACAGTCAGGCTTCGGTCCATGGATCAAGGACGTGCACAACGTCTGA
- a CDS encoding zinc-dependent metalloprotease: MRKLILSALLATAMPLGPLSAQETLVPVAADTEDGTITLTMPAPDEDGVAGRYLYVAQIETGVGSAATGVDRGAPLRTGILRFRRVGKKVVAELENTKFIAPNGSQAQQDSIANSFSNATMWVGDIKDTSDDGSFSFDFAPFLAKDHFGFAEQLGEGYALQGEYSLADPARVKAFPENVEFSALLSFTSKKPNPSLRNVSPNGSDISLWVRHSLVDLPDDQMPRRTDPYGFAFTTPTYDFSAPLGQSMLVQLAERHRLEKVDPDAERSPVKEPIVYYVDGAAPEPVRQALIDGVGWWAEAFEDAGFIDAFRVEVLPADVDPFDMRYNVVNWVNRATRGWSYGPSIVDPRTGEILKGSVMLGSLRVRQDIMIFQALMGAGLTDTGDPNDPVPVALARIRQLGAHEVGHTLGLAHNFAASTQDRYSVMDYPAPRVELVDGKLSIANAYGVGVGEWDKFAIRYLYAAKTDEEARAMVQEAQARGLRFVSNADTDGTGAANPHGGLWDDGIDPVAELNRVLDVRKAALARFDIDAVPAGQDLASLRRAFVPIWLLHRYQAEASAKLLGGVYTPIGLSGDDVEVKPVPANQQTAALDSLMHALSVEALTVPQQLRPVLSYGPRTTGDYATAIEIMPTAGGSVFDPMRAAEIGAVSVLENLLAPERLNRLDIQQASGISAPDVDRVLSRLISHANTSAADSALGRRIATTIALSLAKVSRDNALSRALAMQVDGRLAAWTKELSGSRASGAAGDWARGLGSLLSDRQALDTAIRNKALLPDVPPGSPI; this comes from the coding sequence ATGCGCAAACTCATCCTATCTGCTTTGCTGGCGACCGCTATGCCTCTGGGCCCGCTAAGCGCACAGGAAACTCTGGTGCCGGTTGCTGCCGATACAGAAGATGGGACGATTACTCTAACCATGCCGGCTCCTGATGAAGACGGTGTAGCAGGACGTTATCTTTATGTAGCGCAGATAGAAACCGGTGTAGGCTCGGCTGCGACTGGTGTAGATCGCGGTGCACCATTGCGAACGGGAATTCTGCGGTTCCGACGCGTTGGCAAGAAAGTGGTGGCTGAGCTTGAGAATACCAAGTTCATTGCACCCAATGGTTCGCAGGCTCAACAGGACTCGATCGCAAATAGTTTCTCCAATGCGACAATGTGGGTCGGAGATATCAAAGATACGTCTGATGACGGCAGCTTCAGCTTCGATTTCGCGCCATTCCTGGCCAAGGACCATTTCGGATTCGCGGAGCAGCTGGGTGAAGGGTATGCGCTCCAAGGTGAGTATTCCTTGGCAGACCCGGCGAGAGTGAAGGCTTTCCCGGAAAATGTCGAGTTCTCGGCATTGCTGAGTTTCACGTCTAAGAAGCCGAACCCATCGCTGCGTAACGTATCGCCGAATGGTAGCGATATTTCTCTGTGGGTGCGCCATTCTTTGGTCGACTTACCCGATGATCAGATGCCGCGCCGCACCGATCCATACGGCTTCGCTTTTACAACGCCGACCTATGACTTTTCCGCTCCCCTGGGCCAATCGATGCTGGTGCAATTGGCAGAGCGTCACCGTCTGGAAAAGGTAGACCCTGATGCAGAGCGCAGTCCGGTCAAGGAACCCATTGTCTATTATGTCGACGGTGCCGCGCCGGAGCCTGTACGGCAAGCGCTGATAGACGGTGTTGGTTGGTGGGCAGAGGCATTCGAGGATGCGGGCTTTATCGACGCATTCCGCGTCGAAGTACTGCCCGCTGATGTTGATCCATTCGATATGCGCTATAACGTTGTCAATTGGGTCAACCGCGCAACACGGGGTTGGTCATACGGCCCAAGCATCGTCGACCCGCGTACAGGCGAGATTCTCAAGGGCAGCGTCATGCTCGGCTCGCTACGAGTGCGGCAAGACATCATGATCTTTCAGGCTCTGATGGGGGCGGGGCTGACCGATACCGGTGATCCGAACGATCCGGTACCCGTGGCGCTCGCGCGAATTCGTCAGCTGGGGGCCCATGAAGTTGGCCATACTTTGGGGTTGGCGCACAACTTCGCCGCCAGCACACAGGATCGCTACTCGGTAATGGATTACCCTGCGCCGCGGGTGGAACTGGTCGATGGCAAGCTCTCGATCGCCAATGCCTATGGCGTGGGCGTGGGCGAGTGGGACAAGTTCGCGATCCGATATCTCTATGCCGCCAAGACTGACGAAGAAGCGCGCGCAATGGTCCAGGAAGCGCAGGCGAGGGGCCTCAGGTTCGTCTCCAACGCAGATACTGATGGCACTGGTGCTGCGAACCCGCACGGCGGCCTTTGGGACGACGGGATAGATCCTGTTGCTGAGCTCAATCGAGTGCTGGATGTTCGAAAGGCCGCCTTGGCAAGGTTCGATATCGACGCCGTGCCGGCCGGGCAGGATCTGGCCAGCCTTCGGCGCGCCTTCGTTCCTATCTGGCTGCTCCATCGCTACCAGGCGGAGGCGAGCGCGAAACTGTTGGGCGGAGTCTATACACCAATCGGGCTTTCAGGTGACGATGTAGAGGTCAAGCCCGTGCCCGCAAATCAGCAAACGGCCGCCCTCGACAGCCTGATGCATGCGCTGTCGGTAGAAGCATTGACCGTGCCACAACAACTGCGCCCCGTCCTTTCATACGGCCCGCGCACGACCGGCGACTATGCAACGGCAATTGAAATCATGCCAACAGCCGGTGGATCGGTGTTTGATCCGATGCGCGCAGCTGAGATCGGTGCTGTCTCTGTCTTGGAAAACCTGCTCGCACCGGAACGCCTGAATCGGCTCGATATCCAGCAGGCAAGCGGGATCTCAGCTCCCGATGTAGATCGCGTTCTGAGTCGATTGATCTCTCACGCCAACACTTCAGCAGCCGACAGCGCGTTGGGCCGACGCATTGCCACTACCATCGCGCTTTCGCTGGCAAAGGTTTCGCGCGACAATGCCCTTTCGCGTGCCTTGGCCATGCAGGTTGACGGCCGATTGGCAGCCTGGACAAAGGAACTGAGTGGCAGCCGCGCGAGTGGTGCAGCAGGAGACTGGGCGAGGGGGCTCGGCTCACTCCTATCCGATCGTCAGGCGCTTGATACAGCGATCAGGAACAAAGCGCTGTTGCCTGACGTGCCTCCTGGCAGTCCGATCTGA
- the ychF gene encoding redox-regulated ATPase YchF: protein MGFRCGIVGLPNVGKSTLFNALTETQAAQAANYPFCTIEPNVGQVAVPDERLDKIAAIAKSAKVIPTQLAFVDIAGLVKGASQGEGLGNQFLGNIREVDAIVHVLRCFEDDDIQHVANKVDPLADAEVVETELMLADLESLEKRVPNAQKRATGGDKEAKIMASVLGQALELLRDGKPARLTEPNDEEEARVFAQAQLLTAKPVLYVCNVAEEDAADGNELSAKVFAKAEAEGAQAVVVSAAIEAELVAMPMEDRAEYLEALGLSESGLARVIKAGYELLGLQTFFTAGPKESRAWTFPKGAKAPQAAGEIHTDFEKGFIRAETIAYDDYIALNGEAGAKEAGKMRQEGKEYLVQDGDVMLFKFNV, encoded by the coding sequence ATGGGTTTCCGTTGCGGGATCGTCGGTTTGCCAAACGTCGGCAAATCGACCCTCTTTAATGCATTGACTGAAACGCAGGCTGCTCAGGCTGCGAACTATCCATTTTGCACGATTGAGCCGAACGTCGGTCAGGTAGCAGTTCCTGACGAACGTCTCGATAAGATCGCTGCAATCGCCAAGAGCGCGAAGGTGATCCCGACACAGCTTGCGTTTGTCGACATCGCCGGCCTCGTCAAAGGTGCGAGCCAAGGCGAAGGCCTCGGCAACCAGTTCCTCGGTAATATCCGCGAGGTTGATGCCATCGTGCACGTACTACGTTGCTTCGAGGATGATGACATCCAGCATGTTGCAAACAAAGTCGATCCGCTCGCCGACGCTGAAGTGGTTGAGACTGAGCTGATGCTGGCTGACTTGGAGAGCTTGGAGAAACGTGTGCCAAACGCGCAAAAGCGCGCAACTGGCGGGGATAAGGAAGCCAAGATCATGGCTTCTGTTCTTGGGCAAGCACTAGAGCTCCTGCGCGACGGCAAGCCAGCACGGCTCACCGAACCCAACGACGAAGAAGAGGCGCGGGTCTTTGCGCAGGCGCAACTGCTGACGGCAAAACCGGTCCTTTACGTGTGCAACGTGGCCGAAGAAGATGCGGCTGACGGCAATGAATTATCCGCAAAGGTGTTTGCCAAGGCCGAGGCCGAAGGCGCGCAAGCTGTGGTGGTTTCGGCTGCAATCGAAGCTGAGTTGGTCGCCATGCCGATGGAAGATCGTGCGGAGTATCTTGAAGCCTTGGGCCTTTCCGAAAGCGGCCTCGCACGCGTGATCAAGGCTGGATATGAACTACTTGGCCTGCAAACCTTTTTCACCGCAGGGCCGAAGGAATCTCGCGCATGGACATTCCCGAAAGGTGCGAAGGCCCCTCAAGCCGCTGGTGAAATTCACACGGATTTCGAGAAGGGGTTCATCCGCGCCGAGACGATTGCCTATGACGACTACATCGCGCTGAACGGTGAAGCGGGTGCGAAGGAAGCGGGCAAAATGCGACAGGAGGGCAAGGAATACCTTGTCCAGGATGGTGACGTAATGCTGTTCAAATTCAACGTGTGA
- a CDS encoding MaoC family dehydratase, whose product MIYYEDLEIGKRASFGRYEVTREEVIEFASKYDPQAFHLDDETAAKTHFGRVSASGWHTCAMTMAMMVENMKNVQQAGLGSPGVDQLMWKKPVYPGDTLRVESEVTEKRRSKSRREMGIFKSRAQVFNQNDEVVLEMTSNGLIAVRDPDAPIEG is encoded by the coding sequence ATGATCTATTACGAAGACCTCGAGATCGGGAAGCGTGCGTCATTCGGTCGGTACGAAGTAACGCGCGAGGAAGTGATCGAGTTTGCCAGCAAGTACGATCCCCAAGCCTTTCATCTCGACGATGAAACAGCCGCCAAAACACATTTCGGGCGTGTTTCCGCCAGCGGTTGGCACACCTGCGCCATGACCATGGCGATGATGGTTGAGAACATGAAGAACGTGCAACAGGCAGGCCTTGGCTCGCCCGGTGTCGACCAACTGATGTGGAAAAAGCCGGTTTATCCCGGCGATACTTTGCGCGTCGAAAGCGAAGTGACCGAAAAACGCCGCAGCAAATCGAGGCGCGAAATGGGTATCTTCAAGAGCCGTGCGCAAGTCTTCAATCAGAACGACGAAGTCGTGCTGGAAATGACCTCAAACGGGCTAATCGCTGTTCGCGATCCAGATGCGCCGATCGAAGGCTAG
- the mutL gene encoding DNA mismatch repair endonuclease MutL, whose product MPSIRRLPESLINRIAAGEVVERPAAALKELVENAIDAGASRIDIKLVEGGLGKIEVADDGCGMSPGEMSIALERHATSKLPDEAIELVSTLGFRGEALPSIASVAQFTIESHVRGEADGWRRVVDHGEVIEEGPAALPPGTRVRVEQLFAKVPARRKFLRTPRSEYAACLDVVRRLAMARPDIAISLTHGERRIFGLQTDEPLADRVSGIIARELKDNSVKIDLKRPSQSGVMRLTGIAGLPTYNRGVADHQYLFVNGRPVKDRLLVGAVRGAYADMLARDRHAVLALFLELPPEDVDVNVHPAKTEVRFRDANSVRGFIVSGLRQALGTGDRRSAQGPDRGAMERWQQEPVSGAEPSPALRSIFEGRDWTARSTRVSEAGQAYRTYEGEVMARDDYAPQGRVTEADEHDAPKDFPLGIARGQVANTYIVAEAADGLVLVDQHAAHERLVLERLRAAGAGDAVARSQALLVPDVVELDEVDCDRLEEAAQGFAKFGLVIERFGPAAMLVRAMPHSLRKGDPRALLTDLADDIAKHGQALLLEEKLEHVLATMACHGSVRAGRVLRVEEMNALLREMERTPRSGQCNHGRPTWVKLSMEDVERLFGRH is encoded by the coding sequence ATGCCGTCAATTCGTCGCCTTCCCGAGAGCCTGATCAACCGCATTGCGGCAGGTGAAGTGGTGGAACGACCTGCAGCTGCGCTCAAGGAATTGGTCGAAAATGCAATTGATGCTGGCGCGAGTCGGATCGACATAAAACTGGTCGAAGGCGGGCTGGGCAAGATCGAAGTTGCCGATGACGGCTGCGGAATGAGCCCCGGGGAGATGTCCATCGCACTCGAGCGCCACGCCACATCCAAGCTGCCCGATGAAGCGATCGAGCTTGTCTCAACGCTTGGGTTTCGCGGTGAGGCGCTGCCGTCGATCGCCAGCGTCGCGCAATTCACAATTGAGAGCCACGTCAGGGGGGAGGCTGACGGATGGCGGAGAGTTGTCGATCACGGGGAGGTCATAGAAGAAGGGCCTGCTGCGCTTCCACCGGGCACTCGCGTTAGAGTGGAACAGCTCTTCGCTAAAGTCCCTGCGCGGCGCAAATTCCTGCGTACGCCGCGCAGTGAATACGCCGCCTGTCTGGATGTGGTGCGCAGGCTGGCCATGGCGCGGCCGGATATCGCGATTTCACTGACGCATGGGGAGCGTCGGATATTCGGACTTCAGACCGATGAGCCGCTGGCAGATCGCGTCTCCGGCATCATCGCGCGCGAACTTAAGGACAACAGCGTCAAGATCGATCTGAAGCGGCCAAGTCAGTCTGGTGTGATGAGGCTAACTGGGATTGCAGGTTTGCCGACCTACAATCGCGGTGTAGCAGATCACCAGTATCTTTTCGTCAATGGTCGTCCAGTGAAGGACCGCTTGCTCGTCGGGGCTGTGCGCGGTGCCTATGCTGATATGCTCGCCCGCGACCGGCATGCGGTTCTGGCGCTGTTTCTTGAGCTCCCACCCGAAGACGTCGACGTAAACGTTCACCCGGCCAAGACTGAGGTGCGCTTTCGTGATGCCAATAGCGTACGCGGGTTCATCGTTTCAGGGCTTCGGCAAGCACTCGGGACCGGTGACAGACGGAGCGCGCAAGGACCGGATCGCGGCGCAATGGAGCGCTGGCAACAAGAACCTGTTTCTGGTGCAGAGCCTTCACCGGCGTTGCGGTCAATCTTCGAGGGGCGCGATTGGACTGCACGCAGCACGCGCGTTAGCGAGGCGGGCCAGGCCTATCGCACGTACGAAGGTGAGGTTATGGCGCGAGATGACTATGCGCCGCAGGGCAGGGTGACCGAGGCTGATGAGCACGATGCACCCAAAGACTTCCCGCTTGGTATTGCGCGTGGGCAGGTCGCCAACACCTATATCGTCGCAGAAGCTGCCGACGGACTGGTTTTGGTCGATCAGCATGCGGCGCATGAACGGCTTGTGCTGGAGAGATTACGTGCAGCGGGAGCAGGTGATGCAGTGGCGCGTTCGCAAGCGCTACTTGTACCCGATGTTGTCGAACTGGACGAAGTTGATTGCGACCGGCTTGAAGAAGCGGCCCAAGGTTTTGCGAAGTTTGGCCTGGTGATTGAACGCTTTGGGCCGGCTGCAATGCTGGTCCGCGCGATGCCGCATTCCCTTCGCAAGGGTGATCCACGGGCACTGCTTACCGATTTGGCGGATGACATCGCCAAGCATGGGCAGGCGCTATTGCTTGAGGAAAAGCTCGAGCATGTGCTTGCGACCATGGCATGTCATGGATCAGTGCGGGCAGGGCGCGTGCTTCGGGTTGAGGAGATGAATGCCCTGCTACGCGAGATGGAGCGCACGCCGCGCTCAGGCCAGTGCAATCACGGCCGCCCCACGTGGGTGAAACTGAGCATGGAAGATGTCGAAAGGCTGTTTGGGCGGCACTAG
- a CDS encoding rod shape-determining protein, producing the protein MSFFSNLLKFGSHNMAIDLGTANTLVYVEDQGIILDEPSVVAIETINGIERVKAVGDDAKMMMGKTPDTIKAVRPLRDGVIADIEVAEKMIEHFIRKVHGKRTLFRYPEITICVPSGATSVEKRAIRDAASNAGAAEVYLILEPMAAAIGADMPVTEPVGSMVVDIGGGTTEVAVLSLRGLAYTTSVRTGGDKMDEAIVSYVRRHHNLLIGETTAERIKKDYGIAIVPEDGVGETFTLKGRDLVNGVPKEITINQAHIAEALSEPIGAIVEGVRIALENTAPELAADIVDQGIVLTGGGALIRKLDEHLREETGLPVSIAEDPLSCVAIGTGRAMEDPIYRGVLLTA; encoded by the coding sequence ATGAGCTTCTTTTCCAATCTTCTGAAATTCGGTTCACACAACATGGCTATCGATCTGGGTACAGCCAATACGCTGGTCTATGTCGAGGATCAGGGCATTATCCTTGATGAACCATCGGTTGTCGCGATTGAGACAATCAACGGCATCGAACGGGTCAAGGCCGTTGGTGATGATGCAAAGATGATGATGGGTAAAACACCAGATACGATCAAGGCAGTTCGGCCGCTTCGTGATGGTGTTATCGCTGACATTGAAGTTGCCGAGAAGATGATCGAGCATTTCATCCGCAAGGTTCATGGCAAGCGCACTCTGTTTCGTTACCCTGAGATCACCATCTGTGTCCCTTCAGGCGCAACCTCGGTAGAGAAACGCGCAATTCGCGATGCAGCGTCCAATGCGGGCGCAGCGGAGGTGTATCTCATTCTCGAACCGATGGCAGCGGCCATTGGCGCGGATATGCCGGTAACTGAACCCGTCGGTTCAATGGTTGTCGATATCGGCGGCGGTACGACGGAGGTCGCTGTGCTCTCGCTTCGCGGTCTAGCCTACACCACGTCAGTCCGTACCGGCGGTGACAAGATGGACGAGGCGATCGTCTCTTACGTTCGCCGACATCACAACCTGCTGATCGGTGAAACAACTGCGGAGCGGATCAAGAAGGACTACGGAATCGCAATCGTACCTGAAGACGGTGTTGGCGAGACGTTTACGCTCAAAGGCCGGGATCTCGTGAATGGGGTGCCTAAAGAGATTACAATCAACCAGGCACATATCGCTGAGGCTCTTTCTGAACCGATTGGCGCAATTGTGGAAGGCGTTCGCATCGCGCTTGAAAATACTGCTCCGGAACTTGCGGCTGATATCGTTGATCAAGGTATCGTTCTTACGGGCGGCGGTGCGCTGATCCGGAAGCTTGACGAGCACCTTCGTGAAGAAACAGGCCTCCCGGTTAGCATTGCGGAAGATCCGCTTTCTTGCGTGGCGATAGGGACAGGGCGTGCGATGGAGGACCCGATCTATCGCGGCGTTCTGCTGACAGCTTAG